Proteins found in one Vallitalea guaymasensis genomic segment:
- a CDS encoding sensor histidine kinase, translating to MYKNVMEKLDSIINDTKEIIKERNKEIYEISSFIKKRYVEIEDKFTILKDEANDIINNVATLEKKLNLSKTKLSIINKNCHLYTDDEIKLVQKEIEDIKNRLSLEYEKEMEIVHKRDNLENQLKTIRQIAEKSDYVSNNLDFAYDILSGELNEINNEVNNMYTKEIWGLKVIKAQEEERLRISREMHDGPSQNLSNLILKTELCIKLLDKDIDRTRLELQSLKSIIRTTIDETRRMIYNLRPMALDDLGLVPTLERYIDKIRNEVNYDITLDVMNGEDNVNSIISLTLYRIVQEAINNAKKHSNAANVNIKLNYNSEFIELIINDDGDGFDINNVKLNMENNRGFGITMMRERTNLLMGEYKLKSERGMGTTIYVKIPILESKEDINE from the coding sequence ATGTATAAAAATGTAATGGAAAAATTGGATTCCATAATTAATGATACGAAAGAAATAATAAAAGAAAGAAATAAAGAGATTTATGAAATAAGTTCTTTCATTAAAAAGAGATATGTAGAAATAGAAGATAAATTTACAATTCTGAAAGATGAAGCTAACGACATTATAAATAATGTGGCAACGTTAGAGAAAAAGTTAAATCTTAGCAAAACAAAATTATCCATTATTAACAAAAATTGTCATCTGTATACAGATGACGAAATTAAGTTGGTCCAAAAGGAAATTGAAGATATAAAGAATAGGCTTTCACTTGAATATGAAAAAGAAATGGAAATAGTGCATAAGAGGGATAATCTAGAAAATCAGCTTAAAACTATTAGGCAGATAGCTGAAAAATCTGATTATGTAAGTAATAATCTAGATTTTGCATATGACATTTTATCTGGTGAACTTAACGAAATCAATAATGAAGTTAATAATATGTATACAAAAGAAATATGGGGATTGAAAGTTATAAAAGCTCAGGAAGAGGAAAGGTTAAGAATTTCTAGAGAAATGCATGATGGACCATCACAGAACCTATCTAATCTTATTCTCAAGACTGAACTATGCATTAAATTATTAGATAAGGATATTGATAGAACTAGATTGGAATTACAGTCTCTCAAATCTATTATAAGAACAACTATTGATGAAACTAGAAGGATGATCTATAATCTCAGACCAATGGCTTTAGATGATCTTGGTTTAGTTCCTACCTTAGAAAGATATATAGATAAAATTAGAAATGAAGTTAATTATGATATAACCTTAGATGTGATGAACGGGGAAGATAATGTTAATTCTATTATTTCTTTAACTTTATATAGAATTGTTCAAGAAGCAATAAATAATGCTAAAAAGCATTCTAATGCTGCTAATGTAAATATTAAGCTTAACTATAATTCGGAATTTATTGAATTGATAATAAACGATGATGGTGATGGCTTTGATATAAATAATGTAAAACTTAACATGGAAAATAATAGAGGGTTTGGTATTACTATGATGAGAGAAAGAACTAACTTATTAATGGGTGAATATAAGTTAAAATCTGAGAGGGGAATGGGTACAACAATCTATGTAAAGATACCTATTTTGGAAAGCAAGGAGGATATTAATGAATAA
- a CDS encoding alpha/beta fold hydrolase has translation MKKHTKNLFYFLVSLITISLINKIIFITSTIRNNLFSCNSYYYGWKFGKLFYTVQGKGKPILLIHSLYMGSSDYEFRKIVKNLSANHTVYTLDLIGYGRSDKPKITYTAFLYVQLISDFVNEVIKEKTDVIASSSSSSFVTMACYQNPDIFDKLLFINPTSIASLQKNPSKKDKLLKYVLETPILGTTIYNIACSKYILRTNLKKRFYYNKKLVRKKYITIYHEASHLQGSNNKFLYASKCCKYLNVSINSAIENINNSIYILTGDNDNSEDIINSYLTLNPAIEYSYVHDTKLLPHLEKPADIIDICNIYFN, from the coding sequence GTGAAAAAACATACAAAAAATCTATTTTACTTTTTAGTATCGTTAATTACAATCTCGTTAATAAATAAAATAATATTCATAACCTCTACTATCAGGAATAATCTATTCTCATGCAATAGTTATTATTATGGGTGGAAATTTGGTAAATTATTTTATACTGTACAAGGAAAAGGGAAACCAATACTATTGATTCATAGTTTATATATGGGAAGTTCAGACTATGAATTCAGAAAAATAGTTAAGAACCTATCAGCCAATCATACTGTCTATACATTAGATTTAATTGGTTATGGTAGATCAGACAAACCTAAAATTACGTATACGGCTTTTTTATATGTTCAATTGATATCTGATTTCGTTAATGAAGTCATAAAAGAAAAAACAGATGTAATTGCTTCTTCTTCTAGTTCATCATTTGTTACTATGGCTTGTTATCAAAATCCAGATATATTTGACAAATTACTATTCATTAACCCAACCAGTATAGCATCACTTCAAAAAAATCCTAGTAAAAAGGATAAACTATTAAAATATGTGTTGGAAACACCTATATTAGGAACAACAATATATAATATTGCTTGCTCTAAATATATTTTGAGAACTAACCTGAAGAAGAGATTTTACTACAATAAAAAATTGGTAAGAAAAAAATATATAACTATATACCATGAAGCTTCACACCTACAAGGATCAAATAACAAATTTTTATATGCCTCAAAATGTTGCAAGTATTTGAATGTCTCCATTAATAGTGCAATAGAAAATATTAACAATAGCATTTATATATTAACTGGAGATAATGATAACTCAGAAGATATTATCAACAGCTATTTAACCCTAAATCCAGCAATAGAATATTCATATGTACATGATACTAAACTATTGCCTCATTTAGAAAAGCCTGCTGATATAATAGACATTTGTAATATTTATTTTAATTAA
- a CDS encoding GNAT family N-acetyltransferase codes for MINAIYINGDKNIEDAIFVRDKVFVNEQNIDYNIVFDGEDKEAVHVVVYEDKNPVGTGRMIIQDNLYLIGRIAVLKEKRGNYYGDLIVRMLIQKAFDTGADFVEVHSQLPAVNFYKKIGFEECGEVYQEADIEHINMRLEKGKMKRKCNCK; via the coding sequence ATGATTAATGCTATATATATTAATGGCGATAAAAATATTGAAGATGCTATTTTTGTTAGGGACAAGGTTTTTGTGAATGAGCAAAATATTGATTATAATATAGTTTTTGATGGCGAAGATAAAGAAGCGGTACATGTAGTTGTATATGAAGATAAAAACCCTGTAGGGACAGGTAGAATGATTATACAAGACAATCTTTATCTTATAGGGAGAATTGCTGTATTAAAAGAAAAGAGAGGTAACTATTACGGAGATCTAATAGTTAGAATGCTGATTCAAAAAGCTTTTGATACAGGTGCTGATTTTGTAGAAGTTCATTCTCAATTACCAGCAGTTAATTTTTATAAAAAGATTGGATTTGAAGAATGTGGAGAAGTGTATCAAGAAGCTGATATTGAACACATTAATATGCGACTTGAAAAAGGTAAAATGAAGAGAAAATGTAATTGCAAATAA
- the noc gene encoding nucleoid occlusion protein, producing the protein MINEYNVTFISVNNIRPNPYQPRRVFDKLMLDELANSIKEFGIMQPISVRRINDEYYELIAGERRLRASKLAGLTEIPAIVIDVNDKDSAVIALVENLQRENLNYIEEAEGYYNLINDYDLTQDEVAKQVGKSQSTIANKLRLLKLSNNVKKVLLDNSLSERHARALLKLPNEELQLNILNKVVEQSLNVKKTEELIDRTLNRLIEQVNKKDKAKVKRYLKDIRIFTNTIKQAVDMMESSGIDIDYKVKEVDDSYEINIVIPMN; encoded by the coding sequence ATGATTAATGAATATAATGTAACCTTCATTTCTGTTAATAATATTAGACCTAATCCATATCAGCCTAGAAGAGTATTCGATAAATTAATGTTAGATGAATTAGCTAATTCAATTAAAGAATTTGGAATAATGCAGCCTATTAGTGTTAGACGGATTAATGATGAATATTATGAACTTATCGCTGGTGAACGAAGATTGAGAGCTAGTAAATTAGCTGGTCTTACAGAGATACCTGCAATTGTTATTGATGTAAATGATAAAGATAGTGCTGTTATAGCATTAGTAGAAAACTTACAAAGAGAAAATCTTAATTATATTGAAGAAGCAGAAGGCTATTATAATCTAATCAATGATTATGATTTAACACAGGATGAGGTTGCTAAACAAGTAGGTAAAAGCCAATCTACCATAGCTAACAAGTTAAGATTACTTAAATTAAGTAATAATGTCAAAAAAGTTCTACTTGATAACAGTTTGTCTGAGAGACATGCTAGAGCTTTATTAAAATTACCTAATGAAGAGTTACAGCTTAATATTCTTAATAAAGTAGTTGAACAATCTCTGAACGTTAAAAAAACTGAAGAGTTAATTGATAGAACATTAAATAGATTAATTGAACAAGTAAACAAGAAAGATAAAGCAAAGGTAAAAAGATATCTAAAAGATATAAGAATATTTACTAATACTATTAAGCAGGCAGTTGATATGATGGAGAGTTCAGGTATTGATATTGATTATAAGGTAAAAGAAGTAGATGATTCTTATGAGATAAATATAGTTATACCTATGAACTAA
- the rsmG gene encoding 16S rRNA (guanine(527)-N(7))-methyltransferase RsmG, whose amino-acid sequence MRYNHILIEGAEKLGFKLTDNQVKQFDKYYEMLIEWNNKINLTSIVDEQEVIIKHFLDSIAIKNVMDLSISNSLIDLGTGAGFPGIPLKIVYPHLKVTLVDSLNKRINFLSNVIDELLLDDIVCIHSRAEDLGNTDIYREQFDICVSRAVADLSVLSEYCIPFVRCGGYFIPYKSSKSSDEIEISRNAISKLGGFLEETQNVEIPFSEIERSFVLIKKEKITPNKYPRKAGKPKKNPLR is encoded by the coding sequence ATGAGATACAATCATATACTAATAGAAGGTGCAGAGAAATTAGGTTTTAAACTAACAGATAATCAGGTAAAACAATTTGATAAATATTATGAGATGTTGATTGAATGGAATAATAAGATCAATCTTACTTCTATTGTGGATGAACAAGAAGTTATCATCAAGCATTTTTTGGATAGTATAGCTATAAAAAATGTTATGGACCTAAGTATAAGCAACAGCTTGATTGATTTAGGTACAGGGGCAGGATTTCCAGGTATCCCCCTCAAGATAGTATATCCTCATCTTAAGGTGACATTGGTTGATTCTCTTAATAAAAGAATTAATTTTTTGTCAAATGTTATAGATGAACTGTTACTTGATGATATTGTATGTATTCATTCAAGAGCTGAAGATCTAGGTAATACTGATATTTATAGAGAGCAATTTGATATATGTGTATCAAGAGCAGTTGCAGATTTATCTGTTCTTAGTGAGTATTGTATTCCATTTGTTAGATGTGGAGGTTATTTTATACCTTATAAATCCAGTAAATCAAGTGATGAGATTGAAATATCTAGAAATGCTATCAGTAAATTAGGAGGATTTTTAGAAGAAACCCAGAATGTTGAAATTCCTTTTTCTGAGATAGAAAGATCATTTGTTCTTATTAAAAAGGAAAAGATTACGCCTAATAAATATCCAAGAAAAGCTGGTAAACCTAAGAAAAATCCTTTGAGATAA
- the mnmG gene encoding tRNA uridine-5-carboxymethylaminomethyl(34) synthesis enzyme MnmG yields the protein MSYIEGNYDVAVIGAGHAGCEAALAAARLGLETVIFSVSLDSIAMMPCNPSIGGTSKGHLVREIDALGGEMGKNIDKTYLQSRMLNTGKGPAVHSLRAQADKFTYSKEMKIILENTSHLTIKQSEVTDIIAEDGKITGVKTISGAVFNSKTVIIASGTYLKARCIYGEVSINSGPNGLLAANHLTDSLRNLGIEMYRFKTGTPSRIDKSTVDFNKMDEQKGDERIVPFSFMNTEEEIKRDQISCWLTYTNADTHSIIKKNLDRSPLYSGVIEGTGPRYCPSIEDKVVRFQDKERHQVFLEPEGEYTNEMYVQGMSSSLPEDVQRDMLRTLPGLEKCVIMRPGYAIEYDCINPLQLNSTLEFKNISGLYSAGQFNGSSGYEEAAAQGLIAGINASMKILGKEQIVLDRSDAYIGVLIDDLVTKGTNEPYRMMTSRAEYRLLLRQDNADIRLSSIGHKVGLISDERHNSVIEKDKKIDEEINRLKNTTVGANKEVNDFLEKYDSSTLRSGSTLAELLRRPELNYDVLGEIDKSRPQLEPDVIEQVNISLKYEGYISRQQKQVTQFKKLEKKYLPDDLNYEDIKGLRIEAMQKLNSVKPRSIGQASRISGVSPADISVLLVYLEQLRRNYNS from the coding sequence ATGAGTTATATTGAAGGAAATTACGATGTAGCTGTTATAGGTGCTGGACATGCAGGGTGTGAAGCCGCTTTAGCTGCTGCCAGATTAGGTCTTGAAACAGTTATATTCTCGGTAAGTTTAGATAGTATAGCCATGATGCCATGTAATCCTAGTATAGGAGGAACATCAAAAGGTCATCTAGTTCGTGAAATAGATGCTCTAGGTGGTGAAATGGGTAAAAATATTGATAAAACGTATTTACAATCAAGGATGCTGAATACTGGTAAAGGTCCTGCAGTTCATTCTCTAAGAGCTCAAGCAGACAAATTTACCTATTCCAAGGAAATGAAAATAATCTTAGAAAACACTTCACACCTAACTATAAAACAAAGTGAAGTAACTGATATAATAGCTGAAGATGGTAAAATTACAGGAGTAAAAACTATTTCAGGTGCTGTATTTAATAGCAAAACAGTAATAATTGCTAGTGGAACCTATCTAAAGGCACGTTGTATATATGGGGAGGTTAGTATTAATAGTGGACCCAATGGTCTGCTTGCAGCTAATCATCTTACTGATAGTCTAAGAAATTTGGGAATTGAGATGTACAGATTCAAAACTGGTACTCCTTCAAGAATTGACAAGAGTACAGTTGATTTTAATAAAATGGATGAACAAAAAGGTGACGAAAGAATTGTTCCATTCTCATTCATGAATACAGAAGAGGAAATCAAGAGAGACCAAATATCATGCTGGTTAACTTATACTAATGCAGATACTCATAGTATCATTAAGAAAAATCTTGATAGATCACCTCTTTACAGTGGAGTTATAGAGGGTACGGGTCCAAGATATTGCCCTTCCATAGAAGATAAAGTTGTTAGATTCCAGGATAAAGAGAGACATCAAGTTTTTCTAGAGCCAGAAGGTGAATATACTAATGAGATGTATGTTCAAGGAATGTCAAGTTCTCTTCCAGAAGATGTTCAAAGAGATATGTTAAGAACTCTTCCAGGTTTAGAAAAATGTGTAATCATGCGACCAGGTTATGCTATTGAATATGATTGTATCAATCCTTTACAATTAAATTCTACACTTGAGTTCAAGAATATCTCTGGTCTATATAGTGCGGGGCAGTTCAATGGAAGTTCAGGATACGAAGAAGCAGCTGCACAAGGGCTTATAGCTGGTATTAATGCTAGTATGAAGATATTAGGAAAAGAACAGATAGTGTTGGATAGGTCTGATGCCTATATAGGAGTTCTTATTGATGATCTGGTTACAAAAGGTACTAATGAGCCTTATAGAATGATGACATCAAGAGCTGAATATAGATTATTGTTAAGACAGGATAATGCAGATATTAGATTATCATCAATAGGTCACAAAGTAGGATTGATCTCCGATGAAAGACATAATAGTGTTATAGAAAAAGATAAGAAGATAGATGAAGAAATAAATAGATTGAAGAATACTACGGTAGGTGCTAATAAAGAGGTTAATGACTTTTTAGAAAAGTATGATAGCTCTACATTACGTTCTGGCAGTACATTAGCTGAATTACTTAGACGTCCAGAGCTTAATTATGATGTATTAGGAGAAATTGATAAGAGTAGACCACAACTTGAACCAGATGTAATAGAACAAGTTAATATTTCTCTTAAGTATGAGGGATATATAAGTCGTCAACAAAAGCAAGTTACACAGTTCAAGAAGTTAGAGAAAAAATATCTACCAGATGATTTGAATTATGAAGATATAAAAGGACTTAGAATAGAGGCTATGCAAAAACTTAATAGTGTCAAACCAAGGTCTATAGGTCAAGCGTCTCGTATATCAGGTGTGTCACCAGCAGATATATCTGTATTATTAGTGTATCTTGAACAACTAAGAAGAAATTATAATTCTTAG
- the mnmE gene encoding tRNA uridine-5-carboxymethylaminomethyl(34) synthesis GTPase MnmE produces the protein MVNNTIAAISTSLSASGIGIIRISGEDAIIIADKLFVSKKKKMLIEQKTHTIHYGNIINPESNEIIDEVLVSVMKEPNTYTKENIIEINCHGGVIVMQKILHLVLSNGARLAEPGEFTKRAFLNGRMDLSSAEAVIDIINAKTELSLESSVNQLKGNIYREIKNIRSKLIELIAHIEASIDYPEYDYEELGEDMVLNNLDGIKEKVSKLLNSADDGKIIREGIKTVIVGKPNVGKSSLMNALLNEDRAIVTDVAGTTRDVLEEYMNIKGIPLRIIDTAGIRETEDIVEKIGVNKSEELVQEADLVIMMLDASSDLTEEDRYIFNLIKNKKTIVLLNKIDLPVRITEEFVNEEVKNTKVISTSLKDNKGLDDIEKAIKDMFLIGDINFNDNLYITNIRHKVSLENAIDSLNSVKESIEMGMPEDCWSIDLKNSYDYLGEITGDSVSDDIIHQIFSQFCLGK, from the coding sequence ATGGTAAATAATACAATAGCAGCTATATCTACTTCATTATCTGCATCAGGTATTGGTATTATTAGAATAAGTGGAGAAGATGCTATTATCATTGCAGACAAATTATTTGTTTCAAAAAAGAAAAAAATGTTGATAGAACAGAAAACACATACAATCCATTATGGTAATATAATTAATCCAGAGTCAAATGAAATAATTGACGAAGTGCTTGTATCTGTTATGAAAGAACCTAATACGTATACGAAAGAAAATATAATTGAAATTAATTGTCATGGTGGGGTCATAGTAATGCAAAAGATACTTCATTTGGTTTTATCAAATGGAGCAAGATTGGCTGAACCTGGGGAATTCACTAAAAGAGCATTTTTAAACGGAAGAATGGATTTATCAAGTGCAGAAGCCGTTATAGATATTATAAACGCAAAAACTGAACTATCTTTGGAAAGCTCTGTTAATCAATTAAAAGGTAATATTTACCGGGAAATAAAGAATATAAGAAGTAAATTGATAGAATTGATAGCTCATATAGAAGCATCTATAGATTATCCAGAGTATGATTATGAAGAATTAGGCGAAGATATGGTGTTAAATAATCTTGATGGGATAAAAGAAAAAGTTAGTAAACTGTTAAATTCAGCTGATGATGGTAAAATTATTAGAGAAGGTATTAAAACAGTCATAGTGGGTAAACCAAATGTGGGTAAATCTTCCCTTATGAATGCGTTATTAAATGAAGATAGAGCTATTGTGACTGATGTAGCAGGTACAACTAGAGATGTCCTAGAAGAGTATATGAATATAAAAGGTATACCACTTAGAATAATTGATACAGCTGGAATTAGAGAAACAGAAGATATCGTTGAAAAGATTGGTGTTAATAAATCAGAAGAATTGGTTCAAGAAGCTGACTTGGTTATAATGATGTTGGATGCTTCAAGTGATTTGACTGAAGAAGATAGATATATATTTAATCTGATCAAAAATAAAAAAACAATTGTTTTATTGAATAAGATTGATCTTCCTGTTAGAATAACAGAAGAATTTGTTAATGAGGAAGTTAAGAATACTAAAGTTATATCTACATCGTTGAAAGATAATAAAGGCTTAGATGATATAGAAAAGGCTATAAAAGATATGTTTTTAATTGGTGATATCAATTTTAATGATAATTTGTATATTACCAATATACGACATAAAGTGTCTCTTGAGAATGCAATAGATAGTTTGAATTCTGTTAAGGAATCAATAGAAATGGGTATGCCTGAGGATTGTTGGTCTATTGATCTAAAGAATTCTTACGATTATCTAGGAGAGATTACAGGAGATAGTGTTAGTGATGATATTATTCATCAAATTTTTAGTCAGTTTTGTTTAGGTAAATAA
- the jag gene encoding RNA-binding cell elongation regulator Jag/EloR has protein sequence MNFVEKTGKNVNDAITEALIELGTTSDKVNIEVIDKGPTGLLGLFSSKLAKVKVTKKINLSDVATEFLENIFRVMNLKVEIVAQLKEQNLDIELSGPSMGVLIGKRGQTLDSLQYLVSLVVNKESDKYVRVKLDTENYRERRKETLENLAKNLSYKVRKTNRKFSLEPMNPYERRIIHSTLQNDKYVDTHSEGEEPFRKVVITPNNFKK, from the coding sequence ATGAATTTTGTTGAAAAAACAGGAAAAAACGTTAATGATGCTATAACTGAGGCATTAATCGAATTGGGGACTACAAGTGATAAAGTTAACATTGAAGTTATCGATAAAGGTCCAACTGGTTTACTTGGTTTGTTTAGTTCAAAATTAGCTAAAGTTAAAGTTACTAAAAAAATAAATTTATCTGATGTAGCTACTGAGTTTTTAGAAAATATATTTAGGGTAATGAATCTAAAAGTTGAAATTGTGGCTCAACTAAAAGAGCAGAACTTGGATATTGAGTTAAGTGGTCCAAGCATGGGAGTTCTTATTGGTAAAAGAGGGCAAACACTGGATTCGTTACAATACTTAGTAAGTTTGGTAGTTAATAAGGAATCGGATAAGTATGTAAGAGTTAAATTGGATACAGAGAATTATCGTGAAAGAAGAAAAGAGACTCTTGAGAATTTAGCTAAGAATTTATCTTATAAAGTAAGAAAGACTAATAGAAAATTTAGCCTAGAGCCTATGAATCCTTATGAAAGACGAATAATTCATTCCACATTGCAGAATGATAAATATGTAGATACTCATAGTGAGGGAGAAGAACCATTTAGAAAAGTAGTAATTACACCTAATAATTTCAAAAAGTAA